The stretch of DNA ACACGGGCGTGGGTAATCTCGGGACCTATTCGTTTGCCGCCACGTCGCGCGTCGCGGCCGAGGTCTTGAAGTGCCGGTGGGAGAACTGCGCGATCGTGCGCGGGGACTCGAGCCGCGGCCTTCCGTGGAACTTCGGGCAGTTCGGCTCCAACACGTCCTTCACGATGAGCCGCACGAACTTCGCCGCGGCCACGGACGCCGTCTCGAAGCTCAAAGAGATCGCAGCGCTCGAGCTCGGGGGCGCCCCCGACGACTACGACATCGGGAACGAGACCGTCTTCCGGCGCTCGAACCCGTCTCGGCGCATCACCTATGCCCAGGCGGCTCAGCGAGCGGTCGAGCTCGGCGGGAAGTTCAGCGGCGACGAAGTGTCCGAGGACTTGAACCCGCTGACGAAGGGGGCCGTCTCTGCCCTCGCGGGCACCGGGCTGATCGGCGTCGCCAAGGACACGCTCGAGAAGAAGGGGACGGTGCCGGCCCTGGCGGCGGGATTCATCGAGATCGAGCTCGACCTCGAGACGGGCAAGTTCGAGATCCTCGACTACCTGGGGGTGGCCGATTGCGGCACCGTCCTCCACCCGCAAGGCCTCGCGGCGCAAGTCAAGAGCGGCGCGGTGATGGGCTTCGGGCTCGCGACGCTCGAGCGCCATATCTACGACCCGGCGTGGGCCGTGCCGCACTCGGTGGGACTCTACCAGGCGAAGCCTCCTTCTTATTTGGACGTCCCCCTCGAAATGGACTGGGACGCCGTCGACGAGCCCGACCCGCAGAATCCCGTGGGGGCGAAGGGCGTGGGAGAGCCCCTCATGGGGTGCGCGGGCGCGGCGCTATTGTGCGCCATCTCGGATGCGCTCGGAGGCCATTACTTCAACCGGACGCCAGTGGTCCCCGACATGATCATCAACGCCGCCGCGGGACGTCCGCAGTCTCACAAACCGCTCCAGGTCAATACCGACTGAGGATGGATTCATGAAGCAAGACATGATGGGCTCGTTCGAGCTCTACCAGCCGACGGACGCGGAGGGAGCCGTGGAGCTCATGGACCGCTTTGGCGAGCGCGGCTGGGCCTTGGCAGGCGGCTACGACAGCCTCGACTGGTTCAAGGATCGCGTCAAGTCGCCCGAAGCGGTCATCGATCTCGACGGTATCGAAGCCCTCAGAGGCATTCGCGAGACGGAGGACGGAATCGACATCGGCGCGTTGACGACCCTGACCGAGATCGAGCGCTCGCCGCTCGTTCGCGAGCGGTACGGCGTGCTCGGAGACGCCGCCCGACGCGTTGCCAGCCCCCAGATCCGAAACGCCGCAACGCTCGGAGGAAACGTCTGCCAGGACACGAGGTGCTGGTACTACCGTTTCGGGCTCGCCTGCTACCGCGCGGGCGGCAACATCTGTTACGCCGACACGCCGGTCGCCATGAACCGCGAGCACGCGATCTTCGAGCGGGGCCGGTGTGTAGCGGTCTCTCCCTCCGACTGCGCCGCGGCCTTGGTGGCGCTCGACGCGTCGATGGTGATCCGGAACGTGAGAGGCGAGCGGGTCGTATCGGCGGAGAAGTTCTTCATGCCCGAAGCGGTGGACATCACCCGCATGACCGTCCTCGAGCCCCGCGATCTTCTCACCTCCATCCGCATTCCCGGGGCGTGGTCGGGCGCGAGCTTCTATTTCGAGAAGGTCGCGGACCGCAACACGTGGGACTTCCCGCTCGTCAACGTGGCGAGCGCGATGACGCTCGACGGCTCCGGCAACATCGAAGCGATGCGGATCGCCTGCGCCGGCGTCCAGTGCACGCCGCGACGCCTGACGTCGGTGGAAGCTCTCGTCAAAGGCCGTCCTCGGAACGAAGAGACCGCCGTGCTCGCGGGGCGCGCCGCGGTGGAAGGGGCCAGGCCCCTGAATTTCAACGGGTTTAAGATCCCGCTGATGCAGAACCTCGTCAAGCGCGCGGTGCTGAGAGCCGCTCCCGTGAGCCCCGCGACTCTGACCCAGCGGGACGCGGCCATCTCACGCTGAGCCGGAGCGCTCACAGATCGAGAGCGGACGATAGCTATTTCTATCGTCGGTGTCGAGCGCCGCGACGGGATTGCGGCGGACGAGGTCACCTACACCATCCCTCTCGGGTAGGGCTCAAGGAGGTGTCTCGAGCACAACTCCGGGAAAGTATGTATCGAACCTGCCTCTATCCGCCGTCGCGAGGGGGACGCCCAGGATCATGGCATGCGCACCGATGAAAAAATCGGGAAGCGGTGTGTCCGCGATCGGCATTCCCGACTGGGTCATTCGTCGTTCTCGGTAACGACGGAAGGCCCGCGCGCACGCGTCCGCGGCGGCTCCTGGCACGTCGAGAATCTCGACGCCCCAACTGCGGACGCGATCCGCCACTGTAGAGGGCTCTTCATCTCCCACGCAGAGCTCAGCTAGACTCACCGCGTTGATGGCCCCGCCGTCGCCGGCGACCGCATCGGCGATCTTTTCGCTCGCCCATTCGCAAAGCGGCGAATCCGCGTCGAACGCGTAGAT from Vicinamibacteria bacterium encodes:
- a CDS encoding xanthine dehydrogenase family protein subunit M yields the protein MKQDMMGSFELYQPTDAEGAVELMDRFGERGWALAGGYDSLDWFKDRVKSPEAVIDLDGIEALRGIRETEDGIDIGALTTLTEIERSPLVRERYGVLGDAARRVASPQIRNAATLGGNVCQDTRCWYYRFGLACYRAGGNICYADTPVAMNREHAIFERGRCVAVSPSDCAAALVALDASMVIRNVRGERVVSAEKFFMPEAVDITRMTVLEPRDLLTSIRIPGAWSGASFYFEKVADRNTWDFPLVNVASAMTLDGSGNIEAMRIACAGVQCTPRRLTSVEALVKGRPRNEETAVLAGRAAVEGARPLNFNGFKIPLMQNLVKRAVLRAAPVSPATLTQRDAAISR
- a CDS encoding PIN domain-containing protein, with protein sequence MTLLDTNVLIYAFDADSPLCEWASEKIADAVAGDGGAINAVSLAELCVGDEEPSTVADRVRSWGVEILDVPGAAADACARAFRRYRERRMTQSGMPIADTPLPDFFIGAHAMILGVPLATADRGRFDTYFPGVVLETPP